The segment AAAAGACTCAATGGatgacatttctttttccttgtctttttcctacTAATTATGTACAAAATCTGTAGTAGATACGGTATTTCTCCCctccttacagaaaaaaaaatatttagaaattcctATCTAAAGCTAATTTGACATGAGGAATATAACGCCCTTTAATGGGGGTATCCAGGTCcctttgggaattttttttttttttttaacatacaccATGTGGTGCAATCTGTTCCAGTCTACAAGGAGGGGACTGGGGAAAAGCTCTATGGGGGCCAGGAATAAAGTCCTCTCTGGGAGTTGTTGAGGTAGTAACTAGAAATGGGGGAAATGAACAGTCAAAGCCCAGAAATCCCTTCCCCTCTGCCCTAAATCATAACCCAGGGAACATTAAACTTAGGCTTTTAAAAAACACGATTTAGCAAGTTAGTCAATTTGGGGGAGAAAAAGCCTGAACCTTTTCTGAGATGGTTACATTGctattcattttgtattttaatctAACCTACTGGTGATTTAATTTCCAGAACTCAAAGGAAGCGTAATGCTCAAATATTTGAGGACGATCACGTATCAACCACTGTTTAATTTTGGAATGTGCCTACTTGCTTGACACAATATTTTACCATCTCAACAAAtgtttagccttttttttttcacttgactaAAGAGAAATAAGTTTCACATTGCTTCATTCACCTTCTTATGTgcatatgctgggaaagattggatgttaagaaaaaaaaaaaacttcctcatGTTCTCCCTACTACATCTAAATCTGTTTACCAATTTGAAGCTGCTAAAAAGCCCTGCATTCTCCTGCTAAATCAACTGGATGGCTAGAAACCAAACTGTAAtgtaacagggaaaaaaaaatatatatcaatttaTTTTCGTGACAGAACATTCTTGAGAAGGTATAAAATTGTTCTGGTCTCTatgccagttttcttttttcttcctttctgtcttgCTTTTTAAAGGGCTTTCGGCTTTTAAGCCGATCCTTTTTATAGTTATGTAACAGTTCTAATATTTTGTGACATTTTGTATTATGACACTATAGATGAAATTGTCATCGGACTGACACTCTGTGCTGTTTATTCCTTAATTACAACTGTTAACACTGTAGAGAAGTGTGCTCATCTGCCAGCACATATTATGAAAACAACATTATTGTTACCCACACCAACACCCACTCAACAGGATATTTCCAAGATGGCAGTGTAAAGGAACTTATCAGcacaatggatttttttttccagcctgTCCCCTTGTCATCTTCTAAAACCACAAACTGGTTTGGAATTCAAAATGATGTGGACTCCCTTTACTaagcaggagctgcttgtataattagaaaaattagaatttttttttttttttgagctctcCAGTAGTGGTGGATTGAACAGTCTCAGAGCTATTCAGGGTTGTGACCCAAAGCTTTCTGACTGACAGCTGTTtgagaaataacaaaaatagaagGGATGAGGGAAGGGTagatttaaagatgaaaagataagAGAAGAGTTACTTGTATTCACAGGTTGGCGATCtttaaaatcaactcaaaatcCAGTGACCATTCACAGCTCTCCTAGTTCTTTTTTCAGAACCCAGTCTGAGCCTCCTGAAACTAGCTGCTTATTCAATGCTTAACAGTTCACTTCTTTCTTCCAGAATTTTTACAGGATCAGTTATCTATGAGGGACGAAACCCTATGACTCTGTTTCCTACTCAGTGTTACTACACTAAAGCAGTTGTCATAGTCTTTTCACCTgttaaaaaactaaaatgcaaGCAAACCTCTTGGATCCTGTGCCTTATCCTcttaataaaataactgaaaagtaAAGATTCTAGAAAATGTCTAATCTGATATTCACTGTTTAGATGAGAATCATGGTATatgattagattaaaaaaaaaaacagcacacaACACTCAGCAACTTATTTAATCAACAGTCCATTTTCCAATATCAGCTTTTAACACACTTCCATGGGTttggtagaaaacaaatttatggcacTGAAATAGCAGTAGATCTTCCGGTGAGAACCTGAAAGCTGCCGGTAGATCCTCAACCCTTCATTGTCGCAGAGGAGGCGATGAGGCTATCTCTCTGAGTCCTGAAGTCCCCGCAGCGACCTGAATGCTCTTTAATGTACAGCTTTACTCGACAGGTTTCTGAAATACTATGTGGAGAAGCTATTGCTGCGCCCTCTTTGGAATGGTATCTTCTGCTTCATTTCCATTTTCACTACAGGCAGGATACGGTGCTCTTCCTAAAAGAAACTGCTCCCATTTGGGAATGTATTCTTCTACTGATGCCCAGTAAAGAGTCTGGGGGGTGGGAAACATCCAAAAGTGAAAAAGCATATCAAGCAATTGAACTTGGCTCTTCATAATAGTCTAAATGTTTATTcccttaagtgtgtgtgtgtgcgtgtacacacacactcacagacactcacacacatacgTAGAATGCACTTCCTCTGCagaatattttatgttaattttagaaaaaaaatctggctACTTACTAGtgttaattttcaaatttctcaGTAAAACCAGAGCCTGGCAGAATTACAGGTTTTACAATTTTATTGTGATTTTACACGCCCTCTTGTGGCCAATCATGTGATTATTCCCAGTAGTATCATTTATGGCCACAAAATCATTAAAAGTTCTTGTTTAATGTTTCTAATCCCATACCAAATGACTCCTCATACTATAATTACCACAATGAAATGATTCACTGTGAACAACTGCTTTAGaattaacagaaaaagaagtgaCCTGGGATGAGATCAGGAACTGAAATATAAAGAGGATGATAACAGGATTCGGGTGAATTAACCCCTTAATTGTATGAGggagaaacattaaaaatatgtatccaCTCTATCTTTTAGAAGAGCACTTCATGTGGCAAACTGTAGTTTCTTCCCACACTTATTTGGATAATGACAAAATAATACCAACACCACCTAgctatttttaattcaaataactTGGAAATTGAGGTGCTGTGTTTCTGCCTTGGCTGGAGCAGTCCTTAAGCTCCAGAAGCTCCAAATGCATCACTGGATCGCTGTCCATGAGCTGGGTGGTTTCTTGGTTGACTGTCCTAAGTAAGCTGCCAAAAACTCTGTGTCATAGGAGGGCATTTTATATGAGATCGTCACTATTGGTCTCATCTTGGGAGATTCAATCAGAGTTAGATAGCACTGGGGACACACTCTGAGCAGTaaaaaggggtggggtgggaggaactTCCTAGCAGTCTGGTGGTTAGGGTGCGGCGCTTCCACaacaggggacttgggttcgacctgtggtcagagaactaagatcccatgtgctgcatgaccaaaaaaaacaaaatactgtcattaaaaaaaaaaaaaagataacggGAGTTCTGAAAGCTGAAAATGGTAAGGGACTCCATTTATCTCTGCATCTATGCATGTGGTCTGAGAAGTAGCCTGACATACTTAAAACAGGGGCCATCCTGCTGTGCGAGACTAGCTAAGAAAAATACCAGCCAAGGCCTGTGGTTGGGTGTTTCTCCGCCATTCACGGCTGGATTAACCCCTATTGTGTGGGCCCTGTGCAGGCCAGGGTAAGGTATTGGAAAATTCaacaaagaaaaagacatgcCCAGGGCACAACTTTGAACGGGAGTTTTTTCTGTCCTTGATCACTGCCTTTTCTTATTACCCTGGATGACACAGAAGAGTGTGGGGCAAATTCTCAGCCTTTCGTTTTTGAGTCTGTTCACCTCCTTGGTTAGGCAGGAAGCAAAACTGCACTTAGATAAAGGTCATTAAAAATATAGTCAaactattttatatgtagcaAATTCCCTTtcagcacacatacatgcatataccAACTATGGTTTATTTTTGCCAGCCATCTTCTCAATCTGTTCTTGAACAGAGCAAAATCAAACAGACAAAAGCCACGCTGTACTGCATGATAATATGCATTTAAACAGTGCTGGTTGCATTTTTCGGTGAAGAGACTGAGCTGTTACTTGTAACATCAGCCAACAGGAAAAGCATTTTGGTGAGGCTGTCATCTTAAGATTTAGTGCATATTTTCTGTTAGGATTTAACAAGAAAGTAGTTTCTAAGTGACTTGGTGAAAAGACACAAAGCCTTGAGAAAATTTTCACTTGacgtaaaaaattttttaaaaccaaaatactTACAGATTACTACAACGTACAAGGTATGGCACTGTGGACACAGAGAGATCAGATGCATTTGGTGTATTTTCTTGAACGCAGAAAGCTGGGAAGTACACAGAGCCACTTAAAAGGCACTTCTGACAGAACAGGCTCTCTTGTTGGACATTTGTTCCTTAAGATTCTCACCTCGAGAGCAGCCACCTCAGGTGGTAGAGCTGGATGCATCCGAGTCTGGAGAGACTTCTCTGCCGCTTCTATGTCCTGAAACAGACAGAAGCATTTTTCaaaacattcacacacacacacacagcacctcTAATAGCAGTATCTATATATTTCTAATCTCTTGCTTCATCTCTCCTCTGCATACACAGTTTAAACTCATGGAGATGATGCTGACAGAGAACTGATCACTGCTTAATTAACCAGTTGCAAATAGAGAAGGAAgcgtttcttattttaaaataagaggcAGGGGATGGCGGTGGTACATCTAAGTTCtgcctttttcattttaagtAGTTAGTAAATGCCAATAATTCTTGGAAAAAGAACTTCCTCTAAAACTGCTCAGAGGACTGACTTAGctttaaaatcctttaaaaacaGCCAGATGGATAAAATAGTCAAATATTCCGATACTAAAAACAATCAGATCCTCAGACCCACGCTAGGCTAACCTTCAAAGTAGAGAGTTGTGGTCTGTCTGGATCATCACATGGGATATTAATGACACACCGTTCATTTATGCAAGACTCCATATTTGAATTTCATACATAGGCAAATATTCCCTCTATTTAAAAGGTCCATGAGGTACTGAGTACTCTGCAACAAGAACCTTTCACAACGCTGTTTAGATTTTTAGTACCAGGTTTCTAAGCTAATCTCAAAGGCAAATTTTATTGTGAGGTAGTATATCCTTCAGCTCATGGCATTCAAGCACTGTGTGTTACTAAGTACTTCAACATGCAGATATTTATGTTTTCTCTTATGGATGTAGAAACACAAGAGTATTTAAGCTTGATTCATACTTCAGGAACGATTTTATCTAGATCTATACATAAAGTTAATGCCCAGAAACATATGACTTTGCAAGTCGTTACGGAGATACTCAAGCCCTGTGTGGTGAATTCTCCCCAAATCAGCACCTCTGCCGTCGCATGCTTGGTTAGGTCTGTCCAGTTCACAGGGCCACTGCTGGGAAGGCTGTGGAAACGCTGTCTCTCAGCTTAATAAGTTGATAGAAAAGAGAAAGTTCTCTGCTCCATGGAGAAGCACAGGAGCGATCTGAGTACAGGGCTGTTGGACAGAAGGAGAGCGATGGAAAAGGGCGTGGGAGTGGGGTGTGAAGAAGCCAACGCTGAACAGGAGAAAAGAGATAGCAGATGGCAGCGGCGGGAGCAAGGAATGGGTGTGAAATGGAAAAGGGAAAAACAGGAAATTCCCTAAAGGGACTCCCCAAAGTCGCACAACCATTAGTGCACCTGCTGTCTGGAGGAAGATGATTTGAAGGGGAAAGAAAACGATTTAGGGATAAAAAGCCCATCTATTCGTATGTCTATCCCATACCAGCAGTTCACGACCAACACGCAGGCTTAGAGGGCTTTTGATGTCAATGATACAACATACAGGGGATACCAACTCTTCTGTTTACACCGAGATTCAACAAGGTTCTGGAAAAACCACTTTATACATCTAGGAATCAAACAAAACTCACAACCCCAATGTTACCATTATTCTAAGAACAGTTACAAGGTTGCCTGAACTGGGAGATCTAAGTGCTACTAACACCTATAAGCAAgattaaacatttttcttaaagatcagaaaataagaaaaccgAGTATCTTGTAGAGAAGAGCAGATTTGCAATGGAAAGAGCAGACAGGTGGAGAGGGACGCATGGCCTGGAAAAGCAGGCCCAAGTCCGCCGAACCCAGCTGTCATCTCGGCAGCATTTGGACAGGGATTATCACCCCTCGAGAGAACTTCCTTAGCTCAAGTCATATTTCACTTCCTTCGATGTTTCGCTCACCTCTCGGACTCctgctcctcctcttctccttggctggctctttttttttctctcattaatcCTCAGCGTGGGCTTTCTTAAGATTTGAGACATCTGGCCccatcttttcactttttctccctCCAAGATTGTCGCTGATCTAGTATCAATTATTACTGTAGACGGATGGCTAGTTTCTTTCCTGGCCCTTAATTCTCAACCTGATAAAACTAAACTCATCTTTTCCCACTGAATGTATTAAATGTATACTAGTGGGAATTCTGTCCACTCAGATACCTATGCTGTATCGTGTAATTCCACATCTTCTTATTCCTGCCATTTAAAAATTCAGCGCTCCCTATATTGTTCTTTCAGGATGTCTCCTCTGGCCTTTTCATGTGATTCTTAATGCCGTGGCCTTCTAATTCCActtattcattccacaaatacttAATGCTTACTTGTACTCATGCCTAGACCATATTGTACTTTCATACATTCATAACTTGGAATTGATTAGTTCTGCTAAAAACTACTTTCAATATGTCCTCccctaaattgaaaaaaaaattaattggtaCCCACAAAACAGAGGATCAAGCAGGCATTCCTTAGCCTGACTCAGAATCTCAGCAATTTGACGGCAGCCTTCTGTAGCAAGTTGTATCTTAATCCTTCGACATAAGAACCTTCTTTTTCACTATATGCTGGCCGAAGGAAAGGACTATGTCTCATATAACCTTTAAGCATCTGAGACTCTAACAAGTGCAGGGTATGTACTAGGTACTGAAATATTCAGTAAGTAAATACAGGCTGAAGGGTCAAAGAATCCTGAGTATAAatcagaaactttaaaaaaaaaaacgaagaaGAAAAAAGTACCCAAGGGGgtaggggaagaaaaggaagaaagaggagaacaGGGGCTTGTTGGCCAGATTTACCTGACTACCTTGTTGTCCTGTTGTATAGCCTTGTCACTAGACCATTTAAAATTGTATGCAGTTAGAAAACCACTGAAAAAGCAGTCCCTACAAACTGAAAATAAACAGATCTAACTGCTTTCTAGTTGGTGGCATAACCATACAGAGAATAAATATATTACGTGACCTTAGAACACAATATTTTGAGTGAGCACCCCTAGTGGGATACACCCTAAGGACAAAAAGAATCTTAGTAAAAGCGTCTTACTGGAAACCATTCTGTATAATCACACGGATGGTGACAGTGTTGCTGGATCACAGGATATAAGGTACAGAAGTGGTTGTGCTGGTGTTGGAAACTTCTTTGGGAACAGATTTTGGATTTGAGAAAAAGAAGTCGGAGGTATAAAATCTATGATTTTAAGTTAAAAGCCTTGCAAACTGGAATCCTGGAATTTCTGATAGctcttatcttaaaaaaaaaaaaagacacaataaATACCACCATTGCCCAGACAGAGGGCTCTGAACATATTTCCTACCAAAAGGATCCAGGGCTCCTTGGAACAGTGGCTGCTCCGGGTCTCAGCAACAAACGCACATGATGAGCCTGCAATGTCTCATCAGAACAGAAAGGAGACTGTCATGCTGCTGAGATCGCAGCAGAGGCATTCAGGAGCTAGTCTGAAGATGTTCCCAGTTGTTAAAAATGGGACAAGTTGAGAATAGGAATAAATATTGAAATGTATTGAAACATTTCCAATCCAGGACAcctaaaaaaacaacagcaacaaaacacaaaacaatataaaaaacaaccaaaaccaaCAACACCTAATTGGTCACTTTTGCAGGAAAGTAGAGAGCCAACCTATTATTCTGAAAACTAAATGGAATCAAGCATTCATCATGCTTTTTCCTCTATGAAATATATGTCAGTGTAATCAAATAATTGATGaggacaagtgtcttttaatgtaaCTAATCAGGAGTTGAATGAGAAGGAATACAAGAATTTGAATACTGCTTTTTATAACCCCTAATGAGTATACTTAGGCAGTGATCATCAATGCCTAACAttccaaaaaaagagagacagctgGCATTATGGAAGTGTTCTTCCCAAAAACACAGAATCTGAATCTACTCAGGCCTCTCTCATCTGCACTGTTAATGGAATATTTCTTAGCCTCAAGTAGCTGCTGAGCACTCGAAATATACAAGTCTGAATTAAGATGTGTTGTGATGTACAATACACACTGAATTTTGAAGGTCTAGTaagaaaacagaatataaaatatttactaactcTTAATAGCAATTACATTTGAAATATGTTTGaaatcttaacattttatttaatctgtTTAGGTTGACATTATTAAAATTAGTTCcttggaaatttaaaattacatatgtggcttTACTGTTGCACAACACAACTTAGATCTGTCAATTATATTAAAAGGAATGAGGGGGAGCAGAGAAACATGTTAAATGAGTACCTCAGTGGTGGAAGTAGCGATACCCAGAAACTCAACAGGACAAATGACCCAGTTCCTTTAACAAATGTATTAAAAGGGAGGATAAAAGAGCAGGGAGTACTGTGAGAAATTCAGGAAACCTATCAATTACAAGTTGACTTTTATTTGGAACCTGATTAGCTATTTGAGggtttattgttaatttcttaggTTGACACTGACATTTTGATTTTGATTAAAACAGTCCTTATATTTTAGTGACAGACACTGAAATAAAGAGATGTACTGAAATATTTATAGGTGAAAGAATTCTGGTCTGAGGTTAGCTTCAAAGTGATGTGAGGGGGTAGAACAAGCTGGCTGTGTTCTGACAATGATTCAATGTGGGTGATAAGTACATGAAAAcattcttctatttcttcttttgcatAGTTGTGAGATTTTTCATAGCAATTAAAAAGCAAGCTTCCAGTGGATGACGGTATAACTGTTACTCTATGGCATGACTCGGGAGCCTGTATAAATAAGTTGACTCCTAAATAGGAAGAGGAAGGAGCACAAAGCATCATGTACCAAGATCTGTCTTTCCTCCTCCCTGCCTACATCCGTCCCTCCCCATAGAGCTGTGGCTGGGCTAGGTTTAATCTTTTAAGCTGCTGGAGGGGCAACTTCTGGGATAcaaaaaataagatattaaagGCATGAAGTGCAAGGGTCATTGGTACAAAGAACACAGAAACATGTGTTAAACATATGCATCAGGGAAAGTGAAAATGTGAGAGGAAAGAGGCGACACGTGGGCCGGCGAGTACTGGCCATCCTGGGTGGCAGTTCTGACTGCCAGCTGCCCCGTGGAGGCTTCCAGGATGTCCCTGAAGGAAAGCACCGGCCTCATGTCTAATCTGCTGGAGGACACTCTCATTCTTCCTCACTCTGTCCTGTTGGTCCGTCTCACAAGAGGATGTCTGTTACCAAAAAAGCATCTTTTGGGGTTTAAACTAAATTTTGTGGAGGGAAAGGTGGGAGAGAGGGCGGTTTATATCATGGAAATAtttgtagaaataaaatattttctggctTCTAAGTCCATTGATGTTTGATTTTAAAAGGCAGATAAGAGTTAATTGTATTAACGGTAACAGAAGAAAAATCACTGAGCCAGGGTTCAAAATCCACTGTCTTCTATGATATTTACTGACTAAACCCTCACTGTGAATTTTCTTCACTACTTAGATTCATATACATTTTTTACTAAGTTGGAATCTTTGATGGGATTACTCTCATTCCCCTTTTAAAAGCAGTCTTTGATATTTGtgctaatttatttattcaaatgcaACTAAAGAAAATTTTTCTTGGGATTTTactaaatctaaaaataattttgtgacagatgacttagaaaaaaatcatagtttCCCCAGTCAGGATTAAGGCTTATGTCTTCATCTAAGTTTTCCCTTAAAACTGCCACTGAAGTGTAATAATTATCTTCATAGCAGTCATGCAGATCCTTTGTTAAGAGCATTCTCaagtatgtattttataattttattggtaGTGTGATTGTGATCTCTATTTTCCACCTGTATACATAGGATTGctattgatttttatatgtttatggtTTACCCATTAATTTTACTCAACTCATACTAGTTTTGAAACAACTTGGTCTTCTCTTAAGTATAAAGACATGTCATTGAAAGATGCTAGTGTtgtatctttctttcttaaagcTCATGCCCTTTTAGTGTTCATGATACTGTTCAGAACATGGGAATAAGGTCAGATAATGGGCAGTATACAGTCATCCTTATTTTGTTTACTATATTATAGGAGTGCTACCAGGTTTTAAGGGCACCATTTTCCATTGCACTCGGTACTTAAGTACCTATCCTGCTATAACTTAAtctctttgtgtatgtgtgtgtgtgtgttcggggGGAATCGTATTCCTTGACTgcggatcaaatctgtgccccctgcattgggagcagagtcttaagcactgaacTGCCCGGGAAATCCTATTTAATCTGTTCTTGCAAAGGGATGTTAGGAGTGATACATTATGGTTTTTCTCATCTCTATAAATTAAGGGATTAGCCCAGATCAGTGGTTTCCCCAGTTCTTTAGAGCCACGGCAGTAGAGTCAAGGAAGGGATTGTAGGCCTTTGGGCCAAAGCAGGACCGCTTTTATCTactgcgtgtgctcagtcacgtctgaatctttgtgaccctgtggactgttgcctgccaggctcctgtgtccatagtatttcccaggcaagaatactggagtaggtggccatttcctccttcaggggatcttcccaacccaggggttgaactcgcatctcctgcattggcaagtgggttgtttaccactaagcATCGGGGAAGACCTTTAATTACATCTGTGGGAAAAGTTTTtatgctaaaaaacaaaacaaaacaaaaaagacttaAGATAAGAATCTAAAGCTATATGCTTTTTACAGTCTTTCCCAGCTCAATTCTGTAATCATGTCCTATTTATCTTAACAATAACTTCTGTGGGAGAGCCACTAAAATTATATCCCtcgtatataaaaattatatatgagggaaaggacaaaaaaaaaggtTGCATATCCAATTATTcaaagcaactaaacacacatgtTAAAAAACAGGGAGAAATTGTATCTCTAACTTTACCTGGGATGTAAGAGagttaaaaaatgtttataaaaagctGAAAGGAAACATAGAAAAATATACTGATTTCTAGACAAGCAGATGATATAGAAGGTTTTCCATCTTTGctctttcaagtttttttttataatgagaGTATATTTTTTTGATAATTAAGGGAAAAAACACCATACCAAACTGGTTTCTCAAGACTATGAAACTAGGTTCATTACCTTCCTTCTAGATATGACAGTGATTTCTTAGCTACCTCCTTAAATCGCTCCATTTTTGAAATTACTTTGCTAAATAGCAAGTGAATCTTTCTTAAAAACTCTTTCATATGTTTAAGTCTtgctggttttttgttgttgttgttgttttgctcaCAACACTATATTATCTCTACATACCAAGTCTCAACTTCATTTCGTCTCACAATATATATTCAGCCTGTTTCCTGGAGCTTTCCAAGCCAGTTAGCTTAGGATCCCATGAACATTAATAGGCCATTCATTCTTCTTCTGGTCTTGGCTCTTCCTTGAGAACTCAATGGAATGTCTTCCCGGTTAGCTTAGCGTCTTCTCTGAGACCTCATAGAATATTCTAGCTCTCCAAGAGTTTTTAACACTTCTAAAGTGCTAACTAAGTACTTTAACACTCCTAAAGTGCTGagtaccctggaggagggtgtggcaacccactccagtattcttgcctggaaaatctccatggacagaggagcctggtgggctacagtccatggggtcgcaaagagtaggacaaaacagagcgactgagcacacagcaaagCGCTGAGTATTCCACAGCATGTAATTAACGTTTGATCATACAAGGtctctattttatgtatattttaggtCATGAACAGAGCCTGTAAGCTACTTGATGCAAAGGACCTAACTTGTAGCTATTTTGTTACCCTCACTTTCTGCTCAGAACTAGCTCAAGAGTAAAGAGCTGGGCATTCGTCAAATACTTGGGCATTAAAAGGAAGACAATATTACCTGCACTCACCGATATTACCTGCACTTGCCGTAACAAGTAGCAAGCAAGCGGTGAAGACTTCCAATTTGGATTTTCTGACTTTTCAGAGCAACTTCTAGATTACcctatatatttccatttaaaaataaatattgcaaaTACCATTGGGCAAGTAAGACATATGGCAATATAGAATGCTTTGGTAGCACTATGGCTGTGACTTAAATTACTGTGGATCAAACTGCCAGAAGCTGAGAAGATAACTGaattttcctcttcctttatcCTCTAGTGAGGACAGAAGAGAACTACATCATGCCTATCgatgaaaatatttaacaataaaaaactgaaaacactgCTTTATAACTTAAATAATATAGCCTTACTACCAAATGTTTTAGTCATAGGATCTCTTGGAAGCTCGAATGGAAGCAAACTTTAGGGTTTTAATTATGGATGAAGCCATACAATTCTGGAAGCAAAGTACAGCAAGCAGCCAAAAATGTTACACATATGATTTTACTCCAAATGGGCACACTGGCCAAATGGTGAGGCCCTGCGCAGTCACATACTTT is part of the Bubalus kerabau isolate K-KA32 ecotype Philippines breed swamp buffalo chromosome 20, PCC_UOA_SB_1v2, whole genome shotgun sequence genome and harbors:
- the CEP15 gene encoding centrosomal protein 15 isoform X1, which produces MTSLFTQEIRLSKRHEKIVSQRLMLLQRMENKPEDQNKGRASQTQAAKAALQRNVSLLKDIEAAEKSLQTRMHPALPPEVAALELSAFKKIHQMHLISLCPQCHTLYVVVIYSLLGISRRIHSQMGAVSFRKSTVSCL
- the CEP15 gene encoding centrosomal protein 15 isoform X2, which produces MTSLFTQEIRLSKRHEKIVSQRLMLLQRMENKPEDQNKGRASQTQAAKAALQRNVSLLKDIEAAEKSLQTRMHPALPPEVAALETLYWASVEEYIPKWEQFLLGRAPYPACSENGNEAEDTIPKRAQQ
- the CEP15 gene encoding centrosomal protein 15 isoform X3 — translated: MTSLFTQEIRLSKRHEKIVSQRLMLLQRMENKPEDQNKGRASQTQAAKAALQRNVSLLKTSSCETDQQDRVRKNESVLQQIRHEAGAFLQGHPGSLHGAAGSQNCHPGWPVLAGPRVASFLSHFHFP